In one Fodinicola acaciae genomic region, the following are encoded:
- a CDS encoding FadR/GntR family transcriptional regulator has product MPEDLFRELTPVRTYELVVEQIAGLISSGEIAPGARLPPERELAQRFRVSRNVLREAFRVLEARGIVWSRAGGGRFVRDANISARLSPAGVVLRLENAAILDILEARELLEVQVVRLAAERTDERRGAAVLAAAEVSTGGWQANAAFHRALAAATGNFMLEHLVGLQLDLLSDIRQRAHYSQESAEAGLAEHRAIAEAVVRGDVDAAEAAMRDHLTHTRKAVADG; this is encoded by the coding sequence GTGCCGGAAGACCTTTTCCGCGAACTGACCCCGGTCCGCACGTACGAGCTGGTCGTCGAGCAGATCGCCGGCCTGATCAGCAGCGGCGAGATCGCTCCCGGTGCGCGGCTGCCGCCCGAACGTGAGCTGGCGCAGCGGTTTCGGGTCAGCCGCAACGTGTTACGCGAGGCGTTTCGCGTACTCGAAGCGCGTGGCATCGTCTGGTCGCGCGCCGGCGGCGGTCGTTTTGTCCGCGACGCCAACATTTCCGCGCGGCTCTCACCGGCGGGTGTGGTGCTGCGGCTGGAAAATGCCGCGATCCTCGACATCCTGGAGGCGCGCGAGCTGCTGGAGGTGCAGGTCGTACGGTTGGCGGCCGAGCGCACCGACGAGCGGCGCGGCGCGGCCGTGCTGGCGGCCGCCGAGGTGTCGACCGGGGGATGGCAGGCGAACGCGGCATTCCACCGCGCGCTCGCGGCGGCGACCGGCAACTTCATGCTGGAACACCTGGTCGGCCTGCAACTCGACTTGCTGAGCGACATCCGGCAACGCGCGCATTATTCGCAGGAGTCCGCGGAGGCTGGACTCGCCGAGCATCGCGCGATCGCCGAAGCGGTCGTACGCGGCGATGTCGACGCGGCCGAGGCGGCGATGCGTGATCACCTGACGCACACGCGAAAGGCTGTCGCGGATGGCTGA
- a CDS encoding NAD(P)/FAD-dependent oxidoreductase: MADTVIVGGGAIGCATAVYLLRDEPSRDVVVLEPDPTYAKAATPRASGGVRQLFSCPENIALSRYTLEVTKTDTWHRNGYLFIASVADTDALRANFETQLAMDVRAEWLEPAHLAERFPLLATDDLGAAVLSADDGWLDPHTFLMRLRSEAESLGARFLRDRAVDFAFKGRLVSEVVLASGDRLPAEHVVNAAGCWSPELAARAGVPIPVEPMRRYEHFVEADGDFGALPFVKDPAGLALRPEGAGLSVGLVDFGHPGGFDETIDSSYFDKVVWPALAHRVPALDRARLRSTTVGHYDQNRLDGNAIIGNWPQARENFYLASGFSGHGLMHAPGVGRALSELIAYGEFRTIDLGRLGYGRIVKNQPYAERGIR, encoded by the coding sequence ATGGCTGACACGGTGATCGTCGGCGGTGGCGCGATTGGCTGCGCGACGGCCGTCTATTTGTTACGGGATGAGCCATCGCGAGATGTGGTCGTGCTGGAACCGGATCCGACGTACGCTAAAGCCGCCACGCCGCGCGCGTCCGGTGGCGTACGACAACTGTTCAGCTGTCCAGAAAACATCGCGCTCTCGCGTTATACGCTCGAGGTCACCAAGACCGACACCTGGCATCGCAATGGCTATCTTTTCATCGCCAGCGTGGCCGACACGGACGCGCTCCGAGCGAATTTCGAAACTCAGCTGGCGATGGACGTACGCGCCGAGTGGCTGGAGCCGGCGCACCTTGCCGAGCGTTTTCCGTTGCTGGCAACCGACGATCTCGGGGCGGCGGTCCTGTCCGCTGACGACGGATGGCTCGATCCGCACACCTTCCTCATGCGGCTGCGCTCCGAGGCGGAGTCGCTCGGTGCGCGGTTTCTTCGTGATCGAGCCGTGGACTTCGCTTTCAAAGGACGGCTGGTCTCCGAGGTCGTGCTCGCTTCCGGCGACCGGCTGCCGGCCGAGCACGTGGTGAACGCGGCCGGATGTTGGTCGCCGGAGCTGGCGGCCAGAGCCGGCGTGCCGATTCCGGTGGAGCCGATGCGCCGCTACGAGCATTTCGTGGAGGCCGACGGCGATTTCGGCGCGCTGCCGTTCGTCAAGGACCCGGCCGGACTCGCGCTGCGGCCGGAAGGCGCCGGACTTTCCGTCGGCCTGGTGGACTTCGGTCATCCAGGCGGCTTCGACGAGACGATCGACTCCAGCTATTTCGACAAGGTGGTGTGGCCGGCGCTGGCACATCGCGTGCCGGCGCTGGATCGCGCGCGGTTACGGTCGACGACCGTCGGACACTATGACCAGAACCGGCTCGACGGCAACGCCATCATCGGAAACTGGCCGCAGGCCAGGGAAAATTTCTATTTGGCCAGCGGATTCTCCGGCCACGGCCTGATGCACGCGCCTGGCGTCGGACGCGCACTGTCCGAGCTCATCGCCTACGGCGAGTTCCGCACGATCGACCTCGGCAGGCTCGGCTATGGGCGGATCGTGAAAAACCAGCCGTACGCGGAGCGCGGCATCAGGTGA